ATTGATGCAAAACTGCGAGCCGTCGCCGGTCTCCGAAAAATCGAAGGTTCGGCTGCAACAGACCGGGGCTTCGCGCAAGTCGGCCACCGCCGGAAAATTCGAGGGCAGGGGGATCTCGGGCAGGGCCGAGCCCTCGGAAACCAGCGTCGCCAGCGCGACCTCGGGGTAAGTGTCGCCTTGGGGCCCCATCGAGATTGCCCGAGTCTTGAAGGTGTATTCGCCGGGCGGGCCGCCGCGGACTAGGAACTCGGTGCGGGCGCTGGTCGGCAGCCAGATGTGATCCATCGGCACCAGCTGGTTGTGGAGGTTTCCGTCGCGCGCGATCTCGTAGAGGGCGTGGCCCTCCAGCTCGAGGTCATAATAGATGTCGGCGCCGATGTTGCCGACTCGCCAGAGCTGAAGCTCGCCGGGTTGGATGGTGACCAGCGGATTGATCAGACCGTTGAGCGTCCGCTGGGTGGGTTGGGAGCTGTCGGGTGGATTGGGCACTTCGCCGTTCACGATTTGGATGTCCTTGAGCATCATGATCCGCTGGGTGATGCCGGCGAGCTCGGGAAAAGGGTCGAGCAGGCCTTCGACGATGAGGGCGCCCGACATGCCGCCGCCGATCTGGTCCTCGGTCAAGCCGTGGAAGTGGGGATGGTAATAAAACAAGCCCTCGGGATGATCCGCGGGAACATGCACCTCGTAGTCGAAAGTCGAGCCCGGCTCGATGGTCAAGAAGACATTGTCCGAGGGGGTCAGCGGCGAGACGTTCAAGCCATGGTAATGGAGGTTGGTGTTCTGGTCGATGAGGTTGTTCAGCCGCAGCAGTATCGTGTCGCCGGGCCGCAGGCTGAGGGTCGGCGGAACCAACATGCCATTGTATAGGTTGGTCATGACGGGGACTCCGCCGACCTCGATCGGTTTCCGCTCGGCGCTCAGCTCGGCCCGGAGGATTCCGCTTTGGCTTTGGATGGTCGGCGGCTCGCGGAAGCCGTTTTCCGATTTGGAGCAGGCGAAAGCCGGGAGCAGCGACAATGACGAAAGACCGACCAGGGCGAGGCGGAGCGGGGGAATTTTCATGAGCGGGACTTTGGACCAAAGTCACCGCTAAATCAAAAAAAAAGGGATGGCCGAAAGGCCATCCCTTGCTTCGCGTCTCCCAAGAGGGGGTATGGGAACTTAGCGAATGGCGATCGGGTGACCGGGCGACCCGGTGGCGCCCTTCATCGGCACCGGCAGGGCGATGTAGCCGAAGATGTAGGCCGTTTTGCCGGCCAAGGCCTTGGGGAATCCGAGGTCTCGAAGGTGGTCGAAGTGCTCGGCGACGTCATGGGCCAGCTCGCCCAGGTGCATGGATTCCTGCATCGGGATTCCGTTCTTGATCAGGAGCTCGTGGTGCACCGGAAATCCGATGCCGAGCTCGAACGGAGCATTGGGGTTGGGTGCGACCTCGATGCCCCAATTGTCCGACCCGACCGTCGTGACCCGCTTCGAGCCCAACCACTGGGCGACCGGCAAGCCGATTCCGGGCTGGGCCAAGCTTC
Above is a window of bacterium DNA encoding:
- a CDS encoding multicopper oxidase family protein, which gives rise to MKIPPLRLALVGLSSLSLLPAFACSKSENGFREPPTIQSQSGILRAELSAERKPIEVGGVPVMTNLYNGMLVPPTLSLRPGDTILLRLNNLIDQNTNLHYHGLNVSPLTPSDNVFLTIEPGSTFDYEVHVPADHPEGLFYYHPHFHGLTEDQIGGGMSGALIVEGLLDPFPELAGITQRIMMLKDIQIVNGEVPNPPDSSQPTQRTLNGLINPLVTIQPGELQLWRVGNIGADIYYDLELEGHALYEIARDGNLHNQLVPMDHIWLPTSARTEFLVRGGPPGEYTFKTRAISMGPQGDTYPEVALATLVSEGSALPEIPLPSNFPAVADLREAPVCCSRTFDFSETGDGSQFCINNEQTDMSKINTAVQLGCVEEWTLNNCTGENHVFHIHQLDFQVVEKNGQAVEFIGRQDTVALDFRAQDAGHPDRCQCDDSGNCQNCTCPTAEDPQGSVKVRIPFTNPVILGNFVYHCHIGEHEDNGMMQNISVTETAGACEMGSPSSTTREMMSTTERAVCNVNAAHVHH